One bacterium genomic window, ATCAGAACGGTGAGATAAAAGTTGTTGAACGTTCGAATTCAGCAGTGTTTGGTGAGAAAGCAGCGGTTGTCGATACTATGTCGCTGAATAAAAAAGCGAACGATATTTTAACCGCACTTATTGCCGGACCAACTGTTGATGAACAGAAACAAGGATTAACTTCAGCGATTCCTCCCGGAACAAAATTACTTCGAGCTGAAGTGGTTGCTCCGCGGATAAATATTACCCTATCGAAAGAATTTTTTCATAGTCAAAAACCGTTTGATGAAGTATATGAATATGTCAATCATCAAATTATTAAAACCTTTACTGAAGAAACGAATCTGAAAGAATTTTATATTTATATTGAAGGGGAAGATGGAGTCATTCGGCTCGGGGATGAATATACTATCCCTGGAAAAGAACGATTACAGAAACGTGCATCAGGTGAATTGTTTCAACCGAGACTAAAATCGCTCGCTGGAGTTGTTCAGCCGCGAAGTCCAAATATCCAACCGAAAGGGCAATTAACTGGGATTCGAGTCGGTATCAATGCCGGGCACGGCTGGTGGTATTCTCCTGGATACTGGGCGCTACAACGTGGTGTGATGTATGGCGGGTATATCGAAGATATGGGGAACTGGGAGCGATGTTTGATGCAACTTGCGCGATATTTATGGAACGCCGGTGCGGAAGTATATCCGTCTCGTGAATGGGATAATAATACGACTGAAGTAATTGTGAATAATGATTCTGGTTCACCGTGGTATACCGAAACTGGAACATGGACTACCAGCGGTACAAACGGATATAATTCTACCTACCGTTGGGCATCAACCAACACATCATCAACCACGGCGACCGCTATTTGGCAAGCGAATATCCCACGCACGGAATACTATGCGGTATATCAATATAGTCGTCCGGGAAGTAATCGGGTTTCTGATGCGCAGTATATTATCAATCATAGTGGCGGACAGAGTGTTGTTTATGTCAACCAGAAAACGAAAACGACTACTGACCCACGTTGGATTTATATCGGGACATACCATTTCAATGCTGGAACCACCACAATTATTCTAACCAATTTTTCGAAAGATACGTCCGGGAGTGTCGTTATTGCGGATGCGATTCGGTTCGGAGGCGGAATTGCTTCAACAGCGTATGCGATAACAACGACCAGTTCAGCAATGAATAAACCGTGGTGGCAAGGTGCAGCGAGTTATTATACCAAATATATCGGGGCACCAAGTTCGGTTTATAATTATGGTTCAGCGGAAAATAGTTGCGATTGGTATAGTCGTCCGGGACATGCGGTTTGGGAAGATTGCGATTGCTATCTGATGGTACATACGAACGCATTCAACGGTAATGCGCACGGTACGGTTTCCTATAAACATACATCGGATACTATTCTGCAAACTTATCCGTTTACGACTACAATCCATTATCAAATCATCCGTGATATTCGCGCGTTATGGAATTCGAGTTGGTATGATCGCGGAATAGCGACTGGTAGTTATGCGGAAATAACCCGTATCGCCAGCGCGGGAATACCCGGAATAATGATGGAACTAGCATTCCATGATGACACCACCAGTTCGCAATTAGATAATTATCAACTGCGGAATCCGAAATTTAACGATATAATATGTCGCGCGATATATAAAGGGATTGTTAAATATTATTTCGGAAGTAATGCGATAATCTCACCATTACCACCGAAAAATTTTAGAGTTCAGAATGTCGGTGATGGCACCTTGCGTTTAACCTGGTCACCACAAACTGACCCGCTCGAATCAACTGCAGTGGCGACTGCATATCGGATATATCGTAGTCTGAATGGGAAAGGATTCGATAACGGTACGGTTACCAGCGCAACTACGATCATTATTTCCGGTCTTTCCGCAGATAGCGTCTATTATTTCCAGGTATCAGCGTTCAATGCTGGCGGTGAGAGTATGCCGAGTGAAACACTTGCGGCGCGAGTTAGAGCTTCTGGGAAAGCGTCAATACTGCTGGTGAATGGATATACTCGGGTTGATACCAGCGTTGGTATTGACCGCAGTGACCCGTATAATCCGAAAGTTAACCAGACATTCGATTATTTGATTCAGCATGCACAAGCGATAGCGAACGCAACAACGAATACTGGCGGTAAATTCTATTTCGATTCCGCAGCGAAAGAAACGGTTGGACTTGGTTTCGTGCAGTTAACTACGTATCGTATTGTTGATTGGCTAGCAGGTCAGCAATCATCAGCGGATTCAACATTTACTACTGCGGAACAAGTGCAAGTGCAGAATTTCCTAAATAATCAAGGGCGGTTATTTGTTTCTGGAGCGGAAATCGGATACGACTTGATAGCGAACGGAAATTCTACAGATA contains:
- a CDS encoding fibronectin type III domain-containing protein — its product is MFKIISPYILHIFLCLCVSVGIINCSYAGTNTVPLVFYQNGEIKVVERSNSAVFGEKAAVVDTMSLNKKANDILTALIAGPTVDEQKQGLTSAIPPGTKLLRAEVVAPRINITLSKEFFHSQKPFDEVYEYVNHQIIKTFTEETNLKEFYIYIEGEDGVIRLGDEYTIPGKERLQKRASGELFQPRLKSLAGVVQPRSPNIQPKGQLTGIRVGINAGHGWWYSPGYWALQRGVMYGGYIEDMGNWERCLMQLARYLWNAGAEVYPSREWDNNTTEVIVNNDSGSPWYTETGTWTTSGTNGYNSTYRWASTNTSSTTATAIWQANIPRTEYYAVYQYSRPGSNRVSDAQYIINHSGGQSVVYVNQKTKTTTDPRWIYIGTYHFNAGTTTIILTNFSKDTSGSVVIADAIRFGGGIASTAYAITTTSSAMNKPWWQGAASYYTKYIGAPSSVYNYGSAENSCDWYSRPGHAVWEDCDCYLMVHTNAFNGNAHGTVSYKHTSDTILQTYPFTTTIHYQIIRDIRALWNSSWYDRGIATGSYAEITRIASAGIPGIMMELAFHDDTTSSQLDNYQLRNPKFNDIICRAIYKGIVKYYFGSNAIISPLPPKNFRVQNVGDGTLRLTWSPQTDPLESTAVATAYRIYRSLNGKGFDNGTVTSATTIIISGLSADSVYYFQVSAFNAGGESMPSETLAARVRASGKASILLVNGYTRVDTSVGIDRSDPYNPKVNQTFDYLIQHAQAIANATTNTGGKFYFDSAAKETVGLGFVQLTTYRIVDWLAGQQSSADSTFTTAEQVQVQNFLNNQGRLFVSGAEIGYDLIANGNSTDSTFYRNYLKADYVNDDANVYAVNGTANGIFNGLSGITFDNGSQGIYNVATPDSINAYSGSSVTLTYAGTAYNAGIEYKGTYKLVHFGFPFEAIYPVSSRNTVMQRILSYLDADPVPVELSSFEIR